In a genomic window of Anomalospiza imberbis isolate Cuckoo-Finch-1a 21T00152 chromosome 5, ASM3175350v1, whole genome shotgun sequence:
- the TDG gene encoding G/T mismatch-specific thymine DNA glycosylase isoform X1: MEGPELGRYYAYLQQAQAFYSLPFHQMMTAVPNMEMMTEQPTLEGIPEPNIAQEPPKEVKKGGRKRKAKATEPKQPKKPAAKKEKTAKSKGKQEKITDTFKVKRKVDRFNGVSEAELLTKTLPDILTFDLDIVIIGINPGLMAAYKGHHYPGPGNHFWKCLFMSGLSNEQLNHMDDHTLPHKYGIGFTNMVERTTPGSKDLSSKEFREGGRILMQKLQKYKPRIAAFNGKCIYEIFSKEVFGIKVKNLEFGLQPHKVPDTETLCYVMPSSSARCAQFPRAQDKVHYYIKLKDLRDQLKGIAPNTEVQEVQYTFDLQLAQEDAKKMAVKEEKYDPGYEAAYGGAYCDRAPYDTDQCSLSSNGTAGSNPQYCEGSSFSEVPNGQWMTQSFADQIPEFNAGMTREEEGSSV; the protein is encoded by the exons ATGGAGGGCCCGGAGCTGGGCAG ATACTACGCATATCTTCAGCAAGCTCAAGCGTTTTACTCACTTCCATTCCATCAGATGATGACTGCAGTGCCCAACATGGAAATGATGACTGAGCAGCCGACTCTAGAGGGCATTCCAGAGCCAAACATTGCTCAGGAGCCTCCAAAAG AAGTtaaaaaagggggaaggaaaagaaaagccaaagcAACTGAGCCAAAGCAACCCAAAAAGCCTGctgctaaaaaagaaaaaacagccaaGTCAAAAGGCAAACAAGAAAAGATCACAGATACTTTTAAAGTCAAAAGAAAAGTGGACCGTTTTAATGGTGTATCTGAAGCTGAACTTCTGACCAAGACTTTGCCTGATATTTTGACCTTTGATCTGGACATTGTGATA ATTGGCATAAACCCTGGCCTGATGGCAGCTTACAAAGGACATCATTACCCAGGACCTGGAAACCATTTTT GGAAGTGTCTGTTCATGTCTGGTCTAAGTAATGAGCAGCTGAACCACATGGATGACCACACCTTGCCACATAAATACGGGATTGGATTTACAAACATGGTTGAAAGGACAACACCTGGAAGCAAAGACCTTTCCAG CAAAGAGTTTCGGGAAGGAGGGCGAATTCTGATGCAGAAGCTACAAAAGTATAAACCTCGTATAGCAGCATTTAATGGAAAAT gTATTTATGAAATTTTTAGTAAAGAGGTTTTTGGAATTAAAGTTAAGAACTTGGAATTTGGGCTGCAGCCACACAAAGTGCCAGATACAGAAACT CTCTGCTACGTTATGCCATCGTCCAGCGCAAGATGTGCTCAGTTTCCTCGGGCACAAGATAAAGTTCATTATTACATTAAGCTGAAAGACTTAAGGGATCAACTGAAAGGCATTGCACCCAACACAGAGGTCCAGGAGGTGCAGTACACGTTTGACTTGCAACTTGCACAAG AGGATGCTAAAAAGATGGctgttaaagaagaaaaatatgacCCAGGCTATGAAGCAGCATATGGAGGAGCTTACTGTGACCGTGCACCGTATGACACTGACCAGTGCAGCTTGTCTTCAAATGGAACTG cAGGAAGCAATCCTCAGTACTGCGAAGGGTCGTCCTTCAGTGAGGTTCCTAACGGACAGTGGATGACACAGTCCTTTGCAGACCAGATTCCAGAGTTCAATGCTGGCATGACACGGGAAGAGGAGGGAAGCAGCGTGTAG
- the TDG gene encoding G/T mismatch-specific thymine DNA glycosylase isoform X3: MNFEEVKKGGRKRKAKATEPKQPKKPAAKKEKTAKSKGKQEKITDTFKVKRKVDRFNGVSEAELLTKTLPDILTFDLDIVIIGINPGLMAAYKGHHYPGPGNHFWKCLFMSGLSNEQLNHMDDHTLPHKYGIGFTNMVERTTPGSKDLSSKEFREGGRILMQKLQKYKPRIAAFNGKCIYEIFSKEVFGIKVKNLEFGLQPHKVPDTETLCYVMPSSSARCAQFPRAQDKVHYYIKLKDLRDQLKGIAPNTEVQEVQYTFDLQLAQEDAKKMAVKEEKYDPGYEAAYGGAYCDRAPYDTDQCSLSSNGTAGSNPQYCEGSSFSEVPNGQWMTQSFADQIPEFNAGMTREEEGSSV, from the exons ATGAATTTTGAAG AAGTtaaaaaagggggaaggaaaagaaaagccaaagcAACTGAGCCAAAGCAACCCAAAAAGCCTGctgctaaaaaagaaaaaacagccaaGTCAAAAGGCAAACAAGAAAAGATCACAGATACTTTTAAAGTCAAAAGAAAAGTGGACCGTTTTAATGGTGTATCTGAAGCTGAACTTCTGACCAAGACTTTGCCTGATATTTTGACCTTTGATCTGGACATTGTGATA ATTGGCATAAACCCTGGCCTGATGGCAGCTTACAAAGGACATCATTACCCAGGACCTGGAAACCATTTTT GGAAGTGTCTGTTCATGTCTGGTCTAAGTAATGAGCAGCTGAACCACATGGATGACCACACCTTGCCACATAAATACGGGATTGGATTTACAAACATGGTTGAAAGGACAACACCTGGAAGCAAAGACCTTTCCAG CAAAGAGTTTCGGGAAGGAGGGCGAATTCTGATGCAGAAGCTACAAAAGTATAAACCTCGTATAGCAGCATTTAATGGAAAAT gTATTTATGAAATTTTTAGTAAAGAGGTTTTTGGAATTAAAGTTAAGAACTTGGAATTTGGGCTGCAGCCACACAAAGTGCCAGATACAGAAACT CTCTGCTACGTTATGCCATCGTCCAGCGCAAGATGTGCTCAGTTTCCTCGGGCACAAGATAAAGTTCATTATTACATTAAGCTGAAAGACTTAAGGGATCAACTGAAAGGCATTGCACCCAACACAGAGGTCCAGGAGGTGCAGTACACGTTTGACTTGCAACTTGCACAAG AGGATGCTAAAAAGATGGctgttaaagaagaaaaatatgacCCAGGCTATGAAGCAGCATATGGAGGAGCTTACTGTGACCGTGCACCGTATGACACTGACCAGTGCAGCTTGTCTTCAAATGGAACTG cAGGAAGCAATCCTCAGTACTGCGAAGGGTCGTCCTTCAGTGAGGTTCCTAACGGACAGTGGATGACACAGTCCTTTGCAGACCAGATTCCAGAGTTCAATGCTGGCATGACACGGGAAGAGGAGGGAAGCAGCGTGTAG
- the TDG gene encoding G/T mismatch-specific thymine DNA glycosylase isoform X2 codes for MEGPELGRYYAYLQQAQAFYSLPFHQMMTAVPNMEMMTEQPTLEGIPEPNIAQEPPKEVKKGGRKRKAKATEPKQPKKPAAKKEKTAKSKGKQEKITDTFKVKRKVDRFNGVSEAELLTKTLPDILTFDLDIVIIGINPGLMAAYKGHHYPGPGNHFWKCLFMSGLSNEQLNHMDDHTLPHKYGIGFTNMVERTTPGSKDLSSKEFREGGRILMQKLQKYKPRIAAFNGKCIYEIFSKEVFGIKVKNLEFGLQPHKVPDTETLCYVMPSSSARCAQFPRAQDKVHYYIKLKDLRDQLKGIAPNTEVQEVQYTFDLQLAQEDAKKMAVKEEKYDPGYEAAYGGAYCDRAPYDTDQCSLSSNGTGSNPQYCEGSSFSEVPNGQWMTQSFADQIPEFNAGMTREEEGSSV; via the exons ATGGAGGGCCCGGAGCTGGGCAG ATACTACGCATATCTTCAGCAAGCTCAAGCGTTTTACTCACTTCCATTCCATCAGATGATGACTGCAGTGCCCAACATGGAAATGATGACTGAGCAGCCGACTCTAGAGGGCATTCCAGAGCCAAACATTGCTCAGGAGCCTCCAAAAG AAGTtaaaaaagggggaaggaaaagaaaagccaaagcAACTGAGCCAAAGCAACCCAAAAAGCCTGctgctaaaaaagaaaaaacagccaaGTCAAAAGGCAAACAAGAAAAGATCACAGATACTTTTAAAGTCAAAAGAAAAGTGGACCGTTTTAATGGTGTATCTGAAGCTGAACTTCTGACCAAGACTTTGCCTGATATTTTGACCTTTGATCTGGACATTGTGATA ATTGGCATAAACCCTGGCCTGATGGCAGCTTACAAAGGACATCATTACCCAGGACCTGGAAACCATTTTT GGAAGTGTCTGTTCATGTCTGGTCTAAGTAATGAGCAGCTGAACCACATGGATGACCACACCTTGCCACATAAATACGGGATTGGATTTACAAACATGGTTGAAAGGACAACACCTGGAAGCAAAGACCTTTCCAG CAAAGAGTTTCGGGAAGGAGGGCGAATTCTGATGCAGAAGCTACAAAAGTATAAACCTCGTATAGCAGCATTTAATGGAAAAT gTATTTATGAAATTTTTAGTAAAGAGGTTTTTGGAATTAAAGTTAAGAACTTGGAATTTGGGCTGCAGCCACACAAAGTGCCAGATACAGAAACT CTCTGCTACGTTATGCCATCGTCCAGCGCAAGATGTGCTCAGTTTCCTCGGGCACAAGATAAAGTTCATTATTACATTAAGCTGAAAGACTTAAGGGATCAACTGAAAGGCATTGCACCCAACACAGAGGTCCAGGAGGTGCAGTACACGTTTGACTTGCAACTTGCACAAG AGGATGCTAAAAAGATGGctgttaaagaagaaaaatatgacCCAGGCTATGAAGCAGCATATGGAGGAGCTTACTGTGACCGTGCACCGTATGACACTGACCAGTGCAGCTTGTCTTCAAATGGAACTG GAAGCAATCCTCAGTACTGCGAAGGGTCGTCCTTCAGTGAGGTTCCTAACGGACAGTGGATGACACAGTCCTTTGCAGACCAGATTCCAGAGTTCAATGCTGGCATGACACGGGAAGAGGAGGGAAGCAGCGTGTAG
- the UQCC6 gene encoding ubiquinol-cytochrome c reductase complex assembly factor 6 — MPAGVPWPTYLRGLAASMLAMFAGAEVVHRYYRPDLSIPEIPPKPGELRTELLGLKERSSEVQTSQE; from the exons ATGCCCGCCGGCGTACCCTGGCCCACCTACCTGAGGGGGCTGGCGGCCAGCATGCTGGCCATGTTCGCGGGGGCCGAGGTCGTGCACAGGTACTACAGGCCTGACCTT AGCATACCTGAAATACCTCCTAAGCCTGGAGAACTGAGAACAGAGCTGTTGGGTCTAAAAGAAAGATCAAGCGAAGTTCAGACTTCACAAGAGTGA